The segment GCCAACTGCCTGTTTGAATTCCCAGATCATCCAGACTCTGTGTCTATGCCTCGCTATACACCGACTAAACTCGCGACAGTTGCCAAGTCATACTGGAACGCTGGTCAGGTCAGTGATACCAGGTATGCATACGAAGTAGTCGTCAACGGTCCCATTCGATCCATCATTAAGATAAAGGCTTTTAACTGGGATACGGGAAACGGTTTTTATGAATATGAACAATCCTACACGGTATATGCCAAGCAGAGCTATTGTACTTCGACAATCGTGTACAATACTTTGTTGCCACATGCTACTGAAGTCAAAATGGGATATGGGTTTAGAAAGAAAAAGGAAGAAGAGCTTTTTGTGCAAAAAGGAGGTATGGTGCTATCTGGAGGACCAGAGACGATCAAAGACCCAGAGAATATTGATGACAGAAAGGAGTACAAAGTTGATTTTGTAGGTACAGGACTCATCGTGAGAGACGAGTACAAGCCTGAGTACCAATATGTAGAGGATTATAAGGGCAATCATACTTTCAGGATTAAGAATTCTATCAACAATTCATTTGAATTGTTGTTGGCTTCTGCATGGAGCGAAGGAGTGGTGTACAACAATGCAGTAGATTTTGTGAAATACATGGAAAAGACAAAATTGGAATACAACAATCCACTGCATGTCAGATTTGATCAAGTCAACGAAAAGTGAAATAGGAATAAATATGAAATACACAACAGATACATTGATAAAGAGCTCTGAACAAGAGTGGGAAGAGGTCGGACCTGGCATCAGGCGCAAAATTACTGGATACAATGATGACCTTATGATGGTATTGGTTCAGTTTGAGGAAGGAGGGATAGGAGAGGCTCACAGCCACGTGCATAGTCAATCGACTTATGTGGCGAGTGGTGTATTTGAGGTGACTATAGATGGAAAAATGAAATTGCTACAGCAGGGGGATTGTTTTCTTGCACCTCCTAATCAGGTACATGGCGTTGTGTGTAAAGCTGCTGGCTTATTGATCGATGTGTTCAACCCAATTCGTGAAGATTTTCTTTAAAGTATAAA is part of the Reichenbachiella agarivorans genome and harbors:
- a CDS encoding cupin domain-containing protein, which encodes MKYTTDTLIKSSEQEWEEVGPGIRRKITGYNDDLMMVLVQFEEGGIGEAHSHVHSQSTYVASGVFEVTIDGKMKLLQQGDCFLAPPNQVHGVVCKAAGLLIDVFNPIREDFL
- a CDS encoding DUF4861 domain-containing protein, whose product is MSKYLILWLLSFGHVVAQANELWYTQGNFKPEIRIEFTITNSLDFDRDNCPVTITREQFPMIDLHEMWVTVVDPDMPPFDGPSEDLLRLQGGHQLRAETNGHAIYHQMDDLDKDGIWDELFFQVDIPANSKKRIFIYLGENIRGWNKHYTHANIGNYCRHQMPFWESENIGWKIWFANSIDVYAKRKPVLMSNQLYMENLDGYAVSAHNHDWGSDIQSVANSFGGGANCLFEFPDHPDSVSMPRYTPTKLATVAKSYWNAGQVSDTRYAYEVVVNGPIRSIIKIKAFNWDTGNGFYEYEQSYTVYAKQSYCTSTIVYNTLLPHATEVKMGYGFRKKKEEELFVQKGGMVLSGGPETIKDPENIDDRKEYKVDFVGTGLIVRDEYKPEYQYVEDYKGNHTFRIKNSINNSFELLLASAWSEGVVYNNAVDFVKYMEKTKLEYNNPLHVRFDQVNEK